ATATTTTATTAGAATCATTAAAATATTTTCCTATAGTRAATATYGGAGGCAAATAATCAAAACAATTATTRATRTTTAAATTAAAACCMTCAAAAGAKACCCAAGGGATAG
The Brachyspira sp. SAP_772 genome window above contains:
- a CDS encoding CatA-like O-acetyltransferase; the encoded protein is IPWVSFXGFNLNINNCFDYLPPIFTIGKYFNDSNKILMPIAIQVNHRVCDGYHVGLFAESLQENIFNLKK